Proteins from one Erpetoichthys calabaricus chromosome 11, fErpCal1.3, whole genome shotgun sequence genomic window:
- the antkmt gene encoding adenine nucleotide translocase lysine N-methyltransferase, with product MDPDEPDDLMVPLKEKSLGGWGLLQIAAGTGFAAYVMWAGFLMPGFRRVPLKLQVPYLPASLAQVDNVMGLLQGRSGKLVDLGSGDGRIVLEACRQGFRPAVGYELNPWLLRLAAFYAWRAGYSGNVMYRREDLWKVSLADCSNVTVFLAPSVLPLLQEKLLSELPEDALVVAGRFPFPEWTPIGTRGEGIDKTWAYDIRVLRCEKDRRSGGTKV from the exons ATGGACCCGGATGAGCCGGACGACCTGATGGTGCCACTCAAGGAGAAGAGCCTGGGTGGCTGGGGCCTGCTGCAGATTGCGGCAGGCACGGGGTTTGCTGCCTACGTCATGTGGGCAGGATTCCTGATGCCTGGATTTCGACGGGTGCCCTTGAAGTTGCAG GTCCCTTACCTTCCTGCCAGCCTGGCACAGGTGGACAATGTGATGGGCCTCCTGCAGGGGCGTTCTGGGAAGCTGGTGGACCTGGGCTCTGGAGACGGGCGCATT GTGCTCGAGGCCTGCAGACAAGGTTTCCGGCCAGCAGTTGGCTACGAGTTGAACCCGTGGCTCCTTCGCCTGGCTGCCTTCTATGCTTGGAGAGCAGGGTATTCTGGGAATGTCATGTACCGGCGGGAGGACTTGTGGAAG gTCAGCCTGGCAGACTGCAGCAATGTGACTGTCTTCTTGGCACCCAGCGTG CTGCCTCTGCTGCAGGAGAAGCTGCTGTCCGAGCTGCCCGAGGATGCCCTGGTCGTGGCAGGCCGATTCCCATTCCCAGAATGGACTCCTATTGGCACCAGAGGGGAAGGCATTGACAAGACCTGGGCATATGACATCAGGGTGCTGAGGTGTGAAAAGGACCGGCGGAGTGGAGGCACCAAGGTGTAG